ACCTTTTTCACACAAGCCCTCAAAAATAGGACGAGTCCATGCTTTCACACGAGAAGAAAGCTTCTCGCCACGACAGATCACCGTGACGTAAGCTCCCGCCCGCTCTAAATCCATCGCTGCATCCACCGCAGAGTTATTGCCACCTACAATAGCCACTTGCATTCCTGCATAAGGATGTGCCTCCGTATAAAACGAGTTTACTTTTGGCAGTTCTTCCCCTGGAATACCTAGACGGTTAGGATTATCAAAATAACCCGTAGCAATCACAACACGCTTTGTTTCATATTGCTTAGCGGTACCAAAACGATCCGTGCTAGATACAACGAAATGCTTGTCAACGTGTTCGATCCTTCCCACCACTTCAAAGGTCTGCACGCGAATATCATACCTCTTAGCAACCATCCGATAGTAATGAAGGGCCTCTAAGCGGGTTGGTTTCTCATTCGGAGTCGTGAAGGGAACCTGCCCAATTTCCAATAACTCTGGCGTACTATGAAATATCATATAGGTAGGATACCGATAGATAGAATGTACCAAGCTTCCTTTATCCAGCACGAGCGGATCAATTCCGCGTTTTTTTAATGCTACAGCCGCTGACAAACCGCATGGGCCAGCTCCAATAATGATGATTTCCTCCATAGATGAACTCTCCTTCCAGTTAAATCCATGCTTCTCTTTTTATTGTTCTTTTATTATAAGTCATGTAAACGAAAGAATGTGCTTTGCAAGTGTATTTCTGGAAAAGAAAAAACCTCAAGCACCGCCTCGCACTAGGAGATACTCAAGGGTTTCTTGAAATCTATGGGTTATTTTTGCGGGGCAAATTGCATATCCTTATACACCTTTACATCAGACGGTAAAGTAAGGGTAAATAATTCCTTTGTAAACGCAGGATAAAAATCTAATTTGGTTACTTCAGTGATCCCTTGTAAGCCAAAAACAGTTGTGATTGACTTCATAGCAACACCTGTATCTTTGTCCATCCACAACTCTACTTGAAGATCATCCTTCTGAGTAGGGATTGCCATGATATGATAGGTTGCACGATTGTTAATGGTTTCTTCGCCTAGAAATTGTAGTTTGTGGTTATTTTTTAATTCACGAAGATAAAAAACATCGTTATTTACCACTTTTTGATCAGGTGCAGCCGTAATTTCACTAGCAGATTTCGTCCCATCACGATAGCTAAGTGAGGATGTACCATTGAATACACTATAAGTGACAACCCCTGTATGATCTTTCTCCTCAATCCGATATCCTCTGTCTAGGGGACTATACCATTCCTTCGCTGTGGAAGTAACGACCTTTCCTTGCTGCTCACGTTTCACAGTTATTTCTTTATATAGCGGAACCATTTCCATTTTTTTTAATAACTCTTCATATACCTGATCCATTGTGAGTTTACTATTTTTCACCTCTGGTAGGGATTCACTACCTGCTCTCGTCTGCCCAATCACTTTACCCGTTGCATCGTAAACATTGGTCTTCACATATTTATCATATACAGCTTCTTGTGCATACGCTCCTGTTGCTACAAGTGTTGCTCCTACTAAAACCACTGCGATCATTTTCTT
The nucleotide sequence above comes from Brevibacillus laterosporus LMG 15441. Encoded proteins:
- a CDS encoding YpdA family putative bacillithiol disulfide reductase encodes the protein MEEIIIIGAGPCGLSAAVALKKRGIDPLVLDKGSLVHSIYRYPTYMIFHSTPELLEIGQVPFTTPNEKPTRLEALHYYRMVAKRYDIRVQTFEVVGRIEHVDKHFVVSSTDRFGTAKQYETKRVVIATGYFDNPNRLGIPGEELPKVNSFYTEAHPYAGMQVAIVGGNNSAVDAAMDLERAGAYVTVICRGEKLSSRVKAWTRPIFEGLCEKGRIKVYYSSEIQEITDRMVIIKNPEGITEIPNDFVFSLIGYRPDRQLLQSLGVELDQETGAPIFNPTTMETNVPGVFVAGVIVSSAHANEIFIENGRFHGEVLAKSVTT
- a CDS encoding LolA family protein, whose amino-acid sequence is MKKKMIAVVLVGATLVATGAYAQEAVYDKYVKTNVYDATGKVIGQTRAGSESLPEVKNSKLTMDQVYEELLKKMEMVPLYKEITVKREQQGKVVTSTAKEWYSPLDRGYRIEEKDHTGVVTYSVFNGTSSLSYRDGTKSASEITAAPDQKVVNNDVFYLRELKNNHKLQFLGEETINNRATYHIMAIPTQKDDLQVELWMDKDTGVAMKSITTVFGLQGITEVTKLDFYPAFTKELFTLTLPSDVKVYKDMQFAPQK